Proteins encoded within one genomic window of Triticum aestivum cultivar Chinese Spring chromosome 2D, IWGSC CS RefSeq v2.1, whole genome shotgun sequence:
- the LOC123054039 gene encoding autophagy-related protein 13a, with protein sequence MSSMSDSGGGGRAGAELMAEQFHLKVLHAVLAVRAPRPLAAPAPAAASASFRRRDRWFHLPLHDPPPPPSAERLEAPPPGEPLVVDIHLAPAGCGGAGGEVVERWTVACEPWPDAAAAGEGMAVNRAYKRCMTLLRSVYTTLRLLPAYRVFRLLCANQSYNYEMGYTVGSFAVPFSRAQESDMRSHRFVPVDTQPGRLVVSVQYLSSLAAFNLEISSLSPSMLITNYVGSPAAEPMRNFPSSLTEATGCAFPQSYQQQRPHSWAPPALWPLAPAQQTRFSPPPLHYASPTPSPPNFPGGYLQSPLRGESAPVTIPGVRRSPVHRQSMLDPVKGLMLPPPSPRRGDKGTAGSQESPSDISRSFGRPEGLRMGDPYGSSSPGSKGKDSRDESGRFSALSSCDSPRQDDLDEADYPFAVDDVDPPISRPGSSDGKEAGDQAGSSSHKSQDAAVGSLVHLLRTARPLRDSSYSSQTSGAESNTVASTSSVMSRRTSDALEELQSFKAIRERLLSGSRAKERDSPEKP encoded by the exons ATGTCCAGCATGTCGGACTCGGGGGGCGGCGGCCGCGCGGGCGCGGAGCTGATGGCGGAGCAGTTCCACCTCAAGGTGCTGCACGCCGTCCTCGCCGTGCGCGCGCCGCGCCCGCtcgccgcgccggcgccggcggccgccTCGGCGTCCTTCCGCCGGCGCGACAGGTGGTTCCACCTCCCGCTCcacgacccgccgccgcccccctcgGCCGAGCGCCTGGAGGCGCCGCCCCCCGGGGAGCCGCTCGTCGTGGACATCCACCTGGCCCCCGCCGGCTGCGGGGGAGCGGGCGGGGAGGTGGTCGAGAGGTGGACGGTCGCGTGCGAGCCCTGGCCGGACgctgcggcggccggcgaggggatgGCCGTGAACCGGGCGTACAAGCGGTGCATGACCCTGCTGAGGTCGGTGTACACCACGCTCCGCCTGCTCCCCGCCTACCGCGTCTTCCGTCTCCTCTGCGCCAACCAGTCGTACAACTACGAGATGGGCTACACCGTCGGCTCCTTCGCCGTGCCTTTCTCACGCGCGCAGGAGTCTGACATGCGCTCCCACCGCTTCGTCCCCGTTGACACCCAGCCCGGCCGTCTCGTCGTCTCCGTCCAGTACCTATCCAGTCTCGCCGCGTTCAACCTGGAgatctcctccctctccccctccatgcTGATCACCAACTACGTGGGCAGCCCAGCAGCTGAGCCCATGCGCAACTTCCCTTCTTCGCTCACGGAGGCCACAGGCTGCGCTTTCCCCCAGTCCTATCAGCAGCAGCGTCCGCACAGCTGGGCGCCGCCTGCGCTCTGGCCGCTCGCCCCAGCGCAGCAGACGAGATTTTCGCCACCGCCGTTGCACTACGCGTCACCAACTCCATCGCCCCCCAATTTTCCTGGTGGGTACCTGCAGTCGCCTCTGAGGGGGGAGTCTGCACCGGTGACCATACCCGGCGTGAGAAGGAGCCCCGTGCACCGTCAGAGCATGCTGGACCCGGTTAAAGGTTTAATGCTGCCACCGCCATCCCCGAGGAGAGGAGACAAGGGAACAGCAGGTTCACAAGAGTCCCCATCAGATATCAGCCGGTCATTCGGAAGGCCAGAAGGACTTCGGATGGGGGATCCATATGGCAGCTCGTCACCAGGATCCAAG GGTAAGGATAGTCGGGATGAATCTGGCCGATTCTCTGCACTCTCCTCTTGTGATTCACCACGGCAAGATGATCTGGATGAGGCAGATTATCCTTTTGCAGTGGATGATGTCGATCCACCAATCTCCAGACCTGG GAGCAGTGATGGAAAGGAGGCTGGAGATCAGGCAGGCTCATCATCCCATAAATCACAAGACGCTGCAGTTGGTTCTCTGGTTCACTTGCTGAGAACTGCACGCCCTCTGCGAGATTCTAGCTATTCTTCTCAAACGTCAGGGGCCGAGTCTAACACTGTAGCCTCGACCAGTTCTGTCATGTCCCGCAGGACATCTGATGCACTCGAGGAGCTGCAGTCTTTCAAAGCAATCAGGG